From a region of the Dictyostelium discoideum AX4 chromosome 2 chromosome, whole genome shotgun sequence genome:
- the omt4 gene encoding O-methyltransferase family 2 protein: MEREENIEIKNSFDYILNSVTGLIESRLLYILVKHKVPEVFEDGLPKTYQQVAEKTQTSPIGIYKLLRYFTTSIGLFEEDLNNLGTFKKTPKSSLFTSDKYATFVEWCNNDLAYNMMKSLDLSIETGEPQCHKSLGVNSWWDLIKKPGEEEFFKNAMKVSSSEAIESALKFIDFSPFKKIVDIGGSHGRFVCEILEKYPNSHGINFDLESFFNGAGELIKNPRLEHKSGNFFESVPEGDCYILKRILHDWKDEDCIKILETIGKSILPGGKVIIFDCIINPKNYNKGHLYLDVMMFHFFGSEEKTIKQFSNISDKAGFKIDKVVNEIPNYCLIISKKD, encoded by the exons atggaaAGGGAAGAAAATATAGAAATcaaaaattcatttgattatattttaaatagtgTTACAGGTTTAATTGAGAGTAGGTTATTGTATATTCTTGTAAAACATAAAGTTCCAGAAGTATTTGAAGATGGTTTACCAAAAACTTATCAACAAGTTGCAGAAAAAACTCAAACATCACCAATTGGTATTTATAAACTTTTAAGATACTTTACTACAAGTATTGGATTATTTGAAGaggatttaaataatttaggaACTTTTAAAAAGACACCAAAATCATCACTATTTACAAGTGATAAATATGCAACATTCGTTGAATGGTGTAATAATGATCTAGCATACAATATGATGAAATCActtgatttatcaattgaaactgGTGAACCACAATGTCATAAATCATTAGGTGTTAATAGTTGGTGGGATCTTATTAAAAAACCAGGTGAAGaagaattctttaaaaatgcAATGAAAGTTTCATCAAGTGAAGCAATAGAGAGtgctttaaaatttattgatttcaGTCCATTCAAAAAAATCGTTGATATTGGTGGTAGTCATGGTCGTTTTGTTTgtgaaattttagaaaaatatCCAAATTCTCATGGTATAAATTTCGATTTAGAATCATTTTTCAATGGTGCtggtgaattaattaaaaatcctAGATTAGAACATAAAAGTGGTAATTTCTTTGAATCTGTACCAGAAGGTGAttgttatattttaaaacg tattCTTCATGATTGGAAAGATGAAGAttgtataaaaattttagaaacAATTGGTAAATCAATATTACCAGGTGGAAAAgttataatttttgattgtattattaatccaaaaaattataataaaggTCATTTGTATCTTGATGTTATGatgtttcatttttttgGTTCAGaagaaaaaacaattaaacaaTTCTCCAATATTAGTGATAAAGCTGGTTTCAAAATTGACAAAGTTGTTAATGAAATTCCAAACTATTGtctaattatttcaaaaaaagattaa
- the CYP518B1 gene encoding cytochrome P450 family protein, with the protein MLTNIIILIILYLFYDFCYKNFKYRNYGSPWALPVIGHFIHVINQPHLVVHNDRMKYNNGRFVNYWFGDYLSIAITDPILYKKIYLNFPKQINSRLKSPTVLNISERFRGIISSNENNWDFHHGILSKLFNGHKAKINNFLFEKETKFIIEYMKKISKSGENFDTRSNFLYFYSNILFDYILGKRVENIYENELRKDRKKFMVSIQEVMDSVGLIKFLNYLILSYPFLSIYLRYFTYTTFNLKKILKQYYDEHLETIDLNKPRDVLDNLIMEYKNQNAIECDKSFVAIAIELLAAGTDTNSSTSEWFLTYLVNNPIYQDKIYDELIGALKINKPLKGSDVLINLSHRPLTPLFNATLKEVLRLIPATPFSVPRMSNEGFEVDGIKIPKGTYLFPSMYSIFRDEKYWGENANKFYPERFLTDSHSNNYFPYGVGKRMCLGSNFSQHELYICLTNIVLNFKIKSIDGKPLNEIPNYGITFRPNIFEVKLENR; encoded by the exons atgttaacgaatataataattttgataatattatatcttttttatgatttt tgttataaaaattttaaatatagaaACTATGGATCCCCTTGGGCTTTACCGGTTattg gtCACTTTATTCATGTTATAAATCAACCACATTTAGTTGTACATAATGACCGAATGAAATATAATAATGGAagatttgtaaattattggTTTGGTgattatttatcaattgcAATTACTGATCCAAtactatataaaaaaatatatttaaattttccaaaacaaataaattcaaGATTAAAATCCCCAACAGTATTAAATATTTCCGAAAGATTTAGAGGGataatttcatcaaatgaaaataattggGATTTTCATCATGGGATTTtaagtaaattatttaatggtcATAAagccaaaattaataattttttatttgaaaaagaaacaaaatttattattgaatatatgaaaaaaatttccaaatCTGGTGAAAAT tttgacACTagatcaaattttttatatttttattcaaatattttatttgattatataTTAGGTAAAAGAGTTGAAAACAtttatgaaaatgaattaagaaaagatagaaaaaaatttatggTATCTATTCAAGAAGTAATGGATTCTGTTGGccttataaaatttttaaattatttgatactTTCATATCCATTTCTTAGTATATATTTAAGATATTTCACATATacaacttttaatttaaaaaagatattaaaacaatattatGATGAACATTTAGaaacaattgatttaaataaaccaaGAGATGTtttagataatttaattatggagtataaaaatcaaaatgctATAGAATGTGATAAATCATTTGTTGCAATTGCAATTGAATTACTTGCTGCTGGTACag ataCAAATTCATCAACTAGTGAATGGTTTTTGACTTATTTAGTAAATAACCCTATATATCAAGATAAAATATatgatgaattaattggtgctttgaaaattaataaaccattAAAAGGTAGTgatgttttaattaatttatcacaTAGACCATTGACTCCATTATTTAATGCAACATTAAAAGAAGTATTACGTCTTATTCCAGCAACACCTTTTTCTGTGCCAAGAATGTCAAATGAAGGATTTGAAGTTGATGGAATTAAAATTCCAAAAGGT ACATACTTATTTCCATCAATGTATTCAATTTTTAGAGATGAAAAGTATTGGGGTGAAAAtgcaaataaattttatccAGAAAGATTTTTAACAGATTCACACTCAAACAATTACTTTCCTTATGGTGTTGGTAAAAGGATGTGTCTTGGTTCAAATTTTAGTCAACATGaattatatatttgtttAACAAATAtagtattaaattttaaaataaaaagtattgATGGTAAACCATTAAATGAAATACCAA attatgGTATAACATTTAGACCAAACATTTTTGAAGTTAAATTAGAAAATCgttag
- a CDS encoding hypothetical protein (Similar to Homo sapiens (Human). dentin sialophosphoprotein), protein MKMKFINLLFPIFLILGVFQISNGQTNPDNCKATLNGLDYDFSKFKDPFQYDLTPYSLYFSICSVSPKCPNSTNVCKNYGKTSINLGDLNNSTFVSLPNGGVGGSIITFSKQKCLNGEFRRTNITMLCNRNGSDAVERVIQDGLCSMNIIVSGNSACPSSTLPNKYPCQIELDGNNYDFNDFKKVPFYSYSKDGIDINWNVCGAPTKCIDSSVCFRNGSSIGSIDSVGFESLGNSSFGARITSTSSTMKCNGGKQFIQSRINLKCSSKPTPTVERVERIDDCTFNILMSGSAACPTNKPPQPKTPKYYCKPNLNGLNYDFTGFKSDPYYTSVLKGLTINWNICSSPACCPRQTACIKPDNSLIGTIGDYGSATINPLDSDDQYGAVITSSSSNNLCQGTGKPKSTTITLLCKDSQYTSISVNSTDDNCNFNIVMSSILACPMTLQNDVFVHNPNPFNKPTPKPTSPPLTKKPTSPPTQPPIQSPTEESSSHNSESSSGQTSSSESNNSQSNEDSNHQSSGNHPTNDSSNQGSGSHSNNHSSNQGSSSGQDSSSETLKIQNSNNESSDDHSSTNNESSSQGSNNESSNNESSNQGSNNESSHNETSNQGSNNESSHNESSSQGSNNESAHNESSNQGSNNESSHNESSNQGSNNESSNNESSNQGSNNESSHNESSNQGSNNESSNNESSNQGSNNESSHNETSNQGSNNESSHNESSSQGSNNESAHNESSNQGSNNESSHNESSSQGSNNESSNNDSNNQNSNNEPSNNESSNQSSNNLSSNNESSNNESSNQGSNNESSHSESSNNESSNQSLNSEYNNEPSQGSNSESSNESSNQSLNSESNNDSSSHGSNSESSNNESSSHGSNNESSNNESSSQDSSNYSSNNGSSNNESSSQGSNNESSNQGSNNESSNNESSSQGSNNESSHNEPSNQSSNNESSNNESSNNESSNNESSSKGSNNESSNNESSNQGSNNESSNNESNNESSNNESSSQGSNNESSNNESSNNESSSQSSNNGSSNNESSNQGSNNESSSHGSNNESSSKGSNNESSSHGSNNESSSQGSNNESSNNESSNQNSNNESSNNESSSKGSNNESSNNESSSQGSNNESSNNESNNQNSNNESSHKEESESNSHQSSETESKDQVSNSGSMNQSSESSESSSLSEQSSAFESSSSSSGNSQSKSSENDDSSSSSGSKNSNSAQSSAFSS, encoded by the exons atgaaaatgaaatttataaatcttttatttccaattttCTTAATATTGGGAgtttttcaaatttcaaatggCCAAACAAATCCAGATAATTGTAAAGCTACTTTAAATGGTTTGGATTATGATTTCAGTAAGTTCAAAGA tccTTTTCAATATGATTTAACTCCTTattcattatatttttcaatttgttctGTATCACCAAAATGTCCAAACTCAACAAATGTTTGTAAAAATTATGGAAAAACATCTATTAATTTAGGAGacttaaataattcaacttTTGTCTCTTTACCAAATGGCGGTGTTGGTGGTTCAATAATTactttttcaaaacaaaaatgtttaaatggTGAATTCAGACGTACAAATATAACAATGCTTTGTAACAGAAATGGTTCTGATGCAGTTGAAAGAGTAATTCAAGATGGATTGTGTTCAATGAATATAATTGTTTCTGGTAATTCAGCTTGTCCATCCTCAACACTTCCAAATAAATATCCTTGTCAAATTGAATTAGATGGAAATAATtatgattttaatgattttaaaaa agtaCCATTTTATTCATATAGTAAAGAtggtattgatattaattggAATGTATGTGGTGCACCAACAAAATGTATTGATAGTAGTGTTTGCTTTAGAAATGGATCAAGCATTGGTAGTATTGATTCAGTTGGCTTTGAATCATTGGGTAATTCATCTTTTGGTGCCAGAATTACAAGTACAAGTTCAACAATGAAGTGTAATGGAGGTAAACAATTTATTCAATCTCGTATCAATTTAAAATGTTCCTCTAAACCAACTCCAACTGTTGAAAGAGTTGAACGTATTGATGACTGTACTTTTAACATTTTAATGAGTGGTTCAGCAGCTTGTCCAACTAAcaaaccaccacaaccaaaaACTCCAAAATATTATTGTAAACCAAATCTTAATGGTTTAAACTATGATTTTACAGGATTTAAAag tgaTCCATATTATACTAGTGTACTAAAAGGTTTAACAATTAATTGGAACATTTGTTCATCACCAGCTTGTTGTCCACGTCAAACTGCATGCATTAAACctgataattctttaattggtACTATTGGTGACTATGGTAGTGCTACCATTAATCCATTAGATAGTGATGATCAATATGGCGCTGTGATTACAAGTAGctcatcaaataatttgtGTCAAGGAACAGGTAAACCAAAATCAACTACAATAACCTTACTTTGTAAAGATTCACAATATACATCAATTAGTGTCAATTCTACTGATGACAAttgtaatttcaatattGTCATGAGTTCAATTTTAGCATGTCCTATGACCTTACAAAATGATGTTTTCGTTCATAACCCAAATCCATTTAACAAACCAACTCCAAAACCAACTTCTCCACCCCTCACCAAAAAACCAACTTCTCCACCAACTCAACCACCCATTCAATCACCAACAGAAGAATCATCAAGCCATAATAGTGAAAGTTCAAGTGGTCAAACATCAAGCAGTGAATCTAACAATAGTCAATCAAATGAAGATTCTAATCATCAAAGCTCGGGCAATCATCCAACAAATGATTCTAGTAACCAAGGCTCCGGTAGCCATTCAAACAACCATTCAAGTAACCAAGGTTCTAGTAGTGGACAAGATAGCTCAAgtgaaactttaaaaatccaaaattcaaataatgaatctAGTGATGACCATAGTTCaacaaataatgaatcaaGCAGCCAAGGTTCAAACAATGAATCTTCAAATAACGAATCTAGCAACCAAGGTTCAAACAATGAATCTTCACATAATGAAACAAGCAACCAAggttcaaataatgaatcatCACATAATGAATCAAGCAGCCAAGGTTCAAACAATGAATCAGCACACAACGAATCAAGCAACCAAGGTTCAAACAATGAATCATCACATAATGAATCAAGCAACCAAGGTTCAAACAAtgaatcatcaaataatgaatcaaGCAACCAAGGTTCAAACAATGAATCTTCACATAATGAATCAAGCAACCAAGGTTCAAACAAtgaatcatcaaataatgaatctAGCAACCAAGGTTCAAACAATGAATCTTCACATAATGAAACAAGCAACCAAGGTTCAAACAATGAATCATCACATAATGAATCAAGCAGCCAAGGTTCAAACAATGAATCAGCACACAACGAATCAAGCAACCAAGGTTCAAACAATGAATCATCACATAATGAATCAAGTAGCCAAGGTTCAAACAATGAATCATCAAATAACGATTCTAACAACCAAAATTCAAACAATGAGCCATCAAATAATGAGTCAAGCAATCAAAGTTCAAACAATCTATCATCAAACAATGAgtcatcaaataatgaatcaaGTAACCAAGGTTCAAACAATGAATCATCACATAGcgaatcatcaaataatgaatctAGCAACCAAAGTTTGAACAGTGAATATAACAATGAACCAAGTCAAGGTTCAAATAGTGAGTCAAGCAATGAATCTAGCAATCAAAGTTTGAACAGCGAATCTAACAACGACTCAAGCAGTCATGGTTCAAACAGtgaatcatcaaataatgaatcaaGTAGCCATggttcaaataatgaatcatcaaataatgaatcaaGTAGTCAAGATTCAAGCAACTATAGTTCAAACAATGgatcatcaaataatgaatcaaGTAGCCAAggttcaaataatgaatcaaGCAACCAAGGTTCAAACAAtgaatcatcaaataatgaatcaaGTAGCCAAGGTTCAAACAATGAATCATCACATAATGAGCCAAGCAACCAAagttcaaataatgaatcatcaaataatgaatcatcaaataatgaatcatcaaataatgaatcaaGTAGTAAAggttcaaataatgaatcttcaaataatgaatcaaGCAACCAAggttcaaataatgaatcatcaaataatgaatcaaataatgaatcatCGAATAACGAATCAAGTAGCCAAGGTTCAAACAAtgaatcatcaaataatgaatcatCGAATAATGAATCAAGTAGCCAAAGTTCAAATAATGgatcatcaaataatgaatcaaGTAACCAAGGTTCAAACAATGAATCAAGTAGCCATGGCTCAAACAATGAATCAAGCAGCAAAGGTTCAAACAATGAATCAAGTAGCCATGGTTCAAACAATGAATCAAGTAGCCAAggttcaaataatgaatcatCCAACAATGAATCAAGCAACCAAAATTCAAACAAtgaatcatcaaataatgaatctAGCAGCAAGggttcaaataatgaatcgtcaaataatgaatcaaGCAGCCAGggttcaaataatgaatcatCAAATAACGAATCTAACAACCAAAATTCAAACAATGAATCATCACATAAAGAAGAAAGTGAATCAAACAGTCATCAAAGTTCAGAAACTGAATCCAAAGATCAAGTTTCAAATAGTGGATCAATGAATCAAAGTAGTGAGTCAAGTGAATCATCGTCTTTATCAGAACAAAGCTCTGCTTTTGAATCTTCGTCATCATCGAGTGGTAATTCTCAATCAAAATCAAGTGAAAATGACGATTCATCTTCTTCCTCAGGTAGTAAAAATTCAAACTCTGCACAAAGTTCCGCATTCTCCTCTTAA